A window of the Gossypium hirsutum isolate 1008001.06 chromosome A03, Gossypium_hirsutum_v2.1, whole genome shotgun sequence genome harbors these coding sequences:
- the LOC107886109 gene encoding eukaryotic translation initiation factor 5A codes for MSDEEHHFESKADAGASKTYPQQAGTIRKNGYIVIKNRPCKVVEVSTSKTGKHGHAKCHFVGIDIFTAKKLEDIVPSSHNCDVPHVNRTDYQLIDISEDGFVSLLTESGDTKDDLRLPTDENLLKQIKDGFAEGKDLVVSVMSAMGEEQICALKDIGPK; via the exons ATGTCGGACGAGGAGCATCATTTCGAGTCCAAGGCCGACGCCGGCGCTTCCAAAACCTACCCTCAGCAGGCCGGCACCATCCGCAAGAACGGTTACATCGTCATAAAAAATCGCCCCTGCAAG GTTGTTGAAGTTTCCACCTCCAAGACCGGGAAGCATGGTCATGCGAAGTGTCACTTTGTTGGAATCGATATCTTCACTGCCAAGAAGCTCGAAGATATTGTTCCTTCTTCCCACaattgtgat GTTCCGCATGTCAATCGTACTGACTACCAGTTGATTGACATTTCTGAGGATGGATTT GTGAGTTTGCTGACTGAGAGTGGAGACACTAAGGATGATCTGAGGCTCCCAACTGATGAGAACTTATTGAAACAG ATCAAGGATGGTTTTGCTGAGGGAAAAGACCTGGTTGTGTCTGTGATGTCTGCAATGGGGGAGGAGCAGATCTGTGCTCTGAAGGACATTGGTCCTAAGtaa